A region of Ochotona princeps isolate mOchPri1 chromosome 2, mOchPri1.hap1, whole genome shotgun sequence DNA encodes the following proteins:
- the HYI gene encoding putative hydroxypyruvate isomerase isoform X2 yields MAPLRFSANLSWLFPELPGLPARLRAASSAGFEAAEVAWPYIEAPEALAQAAKDAGLRLVLINTPPGDQEKGEMGLGAVPGRQAAFREGLEQAVLYAKVLGCPRVHLMAGRVPQGADRAAVQGEMETVFLENLRYAAAVLAQENLVGLLEPINTRVSDPRYFLDTPQQAAAILQKVGRPNLQLQMDLFHWQIMDGNLTGNIRQFLPIVGHVQVAQVPGRGEPSSAGELNFPYLFQLLEDEGYQGFVGCEYRPQGDTVEGLNWLRAYWNKCGRPQAGQ; encoded by the exons ATGGCTCCGCTGCGCTTCTCCGCTaacctgtcctggctgttccccgaGCTGCCCGGCCTCCCCGCGCGCCTCCGCGCCGCCAGCAGCGCTGGCTTCGAAGCGGCGGAGGTGGCCTGGCCGTACATCGAGGCCCCCGAGGCGCTGGCGCAAGCGGCGAAGGATGCGGGGCTTCGGCTGGTGCTAATCAACACGCCCCCGG gagaTCAAGAGAAgggggagatggggctgggggccgTTCCCGGGAGACAGGCGGCCTTCCGAgaggggctggagcaggctgtgcTGTACGCCAAGGTCCTGGGCTGCCCGAG GGTGCACCTGATGGCTGGTCGAGTGCCGCAGGGGGCCGACCGGGCAGCAGtccagggagagatggagacagttTTTCTGGAGAACCTGCGTTACGCAGCTGCCGTTCTGGCCCAG GAGAACCTCGTGGGACTGCTGGAGCCCATCAACACCCGTGTCAGTGACCCCCGGTACTTCCTGGACACACCCCAGCAGG CGGCAGCCATCCTACAGAAGGTTGGGAGACCTAATCTGCAACTACAAATG GACCTGTTCCACTGGCAGATCATGGATGGGAACCTGACAGGAAACATCCGCCAGTTCCTGCCCATCGTCG gccacgtgcaggTGGCACAGGTGCCAGGTCGAGGGGAGCCCAGCAGTGCTGGAGAGCTGAACTTCCCCTACCTATTCCAACTGCTGGAAGATGAGGGCTACCAAGGTTTTGTGGGCTGCGAGTACCGGCCTCAAG GAGACACAGTGGAGGGCCTGAACTGGCTACGTGCCTACTGGAACAAGTGTGGCCGCCCGCAGGCTGGCCAATGA
- the HYI gene encoding putative hydroxypyruvate isomerase isoform X1, with protein sequence MAPLRFSANLSWLFPELPGLPARLRAASSAGFEAAEVAWPYIEAPEALAQAAKDAGLRLVLINTPPGDQEKGEMGLGAVPGRQAAFREGLEQAVLYAKVLGCPRVHLMAGRVPQGADRAAVQGEMETVFLENLRYAAAVLAQLCSQPPTRGQENLVGLLEPINTRVSDPRYFLDTPQQAAAILQKVGRPNLQLQMDLFHWQIMDGNLTGNIRQFLPIVGHVQVAQVPGRGEPSSAGELNFPYLFQLLEDEGYQGFVGCEYRPQGDTVEGLNWLRAYWNKCGRPQAGQ encoded by the exons ATGGCTCCGCTGCGCTTCTCCGCTaacctgtcctggctgttccccgaGCTGCCCGGCCTCCCCGCGCGCCTCCGCGCCGCCAGCAGCGCTGGCTTCGAAGCGGCGGAGGTGGCCTGGCCGTACATCGAGGCCCCCGAGGCGCTGGCGCAAGCGGCGAAGGATGCGGGGCTTCGGCTGGTGCTAATCAACACGCCCCCGG gagaTCAAGAGAAgggggagatggggctgggggccgTTCCCGGGAGACAGGCGGCCTTCCGAgaggggctggagcaggctgtgcTGTACGCCAAGGTCCTGGGCTGCCCGAG GGTGCACCTGATGGCTGGTCGAGTGCCGCAGGGGGCCGACCGGGCAGCAGtccagggagagatggagacagttTTTCTGGAGAACCTGCGTTACGCAGCTGCCGTTCTGGCCCAG CTCTGTTCACAGCCTCCAACACGGGGCCAGGAGAACCTCGTGGGACTGCTGGAGCCCATCAACACCCGTGTCAGTGACCCCCGGTACTTCCTGGACACACCCCAGCAGG CGGCAGCCATCCTACAGAAGGTTGGGAGACCTAATCTGCAACTACAAATG GACCTGTTCCACTGGCAGATCATGGATGGGAACCTGACAGGAAACATCCGCCAGTTCCTGCCCATCGTCG gccacgtgcaggTGGCACAGGTGCCAGGTCGAGGGGAGCCCAGCAGTGCTGGAGAGCTGAACTTCCCCTACCTATTCCAACTGCTGGAAGATGAGGGCTACCAAGGTTTTGTGGGCTGCGAGTACCGGCCTCAAG GAGACACAGTGGAGGGCCTGAACTGGCTACGTGCCTACTGGAACAAGTGTGGCCGCCCGCAGGCTGGCCAATGA